One Aegilops tauschii subsp. strangulata cultivar AL8/78 chromosome 7, Aet v6.0, whole genome shotgun sequence genomic window carries:
- the LOC109774344 gene encoding cysteine protease 1, with product MMEDAFDFIARNGGIDTEEDYPYTAKDGRCDHAKRSRTVVSIDGFESVPENDELSLKKAVAHQPVSVGIEAGGPEFQLYESGVFTGRCGTELDHGVVAVGYGTDNGRDYWSVRNSWGPDWGEDGYIRMERNVTASTGKCGIAMMASYPVKNGPNPSPKPPNPPKPKPVACDRHSKCPAGSTCCCTHGVRKTCFVWGCCPAKGATCCKDGATCCPSDYPVCNARIALAPRARTARTPWRRSSVLRPSEAGQRHLHNWLI from the exons ATGATGGAGGACGCGTTCGACTTCATCGCCCGGAACGGCGGCATCGACACGGAGGAGGACTACCCCTACACCGCCAAGGACGGCAGGTGCGACCACGCCAAGAGGAGCCGCACGGTGGTGTCCATCGACGGCTTCGAGTCGGTGCCGGAGAACGACGAGCTGTCGCTGAAGAAGGCGGTGGCGCACCAGCCCGTGAGCGTGGGCATCGAGGCCGGCGGCCCCGAGTTCCAGCTGTACGAGTCGGGGGTGTTCACCGGCAGGTGCGGCACGGAGCTGGACCACGGCGTGGTGGCGGTGGGGTACGGCACCGACAATGGCAGGGACTACTGGAGCGTGCGCAACTCATGGGGCCCGGACTGGGGCGAGGACGGCTACATCCGGATGGAGCGCAACGTCACCGCGAGCACCGGCAAGTGCGGCATCGCCATGATGGCGTCCTACCCCGTCAAGAACGGGCCCAACCCGTCACCCAAGCCACCAAACCCGCCGAAGCCGAAGCCGGTGGCCTGCGACCGCCACAGCAAGTGCCCGGCGGGGAGCACCTGCTGCTGCACCCACGGCGTCAGGAAGACGTGCTTCGTCTGGGGGTGCTGCCCTGCCAAGGGCGCCACCTGCTGCAAGGACGGCGCCACCTGCTGCCCGTCGGACTACCCCGTCTGCAACGCCAGAATCGCACTTGCTCCAAG AGCAAGAACAGCCCGTACACCGTGGAGGCGCTCATCCGTACTCCGGCCAAGCGAAGCAGGACAACGACACTTACACAACTGG